One genomic region from Desulfuromonas acetexigens encodes:
- the atpB gene encoding F0F1 ATP synthase subunit A, whose product MTHPFLIFQWLEQQLHTHVGEHVTYTWFVMLVLIVLAFLASRAVKLIPGGLQNFMEVVVSGIENLIEETMGPKGKAYFPLLATFALFILVSNLIALVPGFYPPTANLNTNGALALTVFAMTHIIGVKEHGFHYFKHFMGPILALAPLIFIIEIIGHLARPLSLSLRLFGNMYGHEIVLMIFLALVPFLLPVPMMLMGVLVAFIQTFVFTLLAMIYIAGALEEAH is encoded by the coding sequence ATGACGCATCCCTTTCTTATTTTTCAGTGGCTGGAACAGCAACTTCACACCCACGTAGGCGAGCATGTCACCTATACCTGGTTTGTCATGCTGGTGCTGATCGTCCTGGCTTTTTTGGCCTCGCGTGCGGTGAAGCTGATCCCCGGTGGCCTGCAGAATTTCATGGAGGTCGTGGTTTCCGGGATCGAGAACCTCATCGAGGAGACGATGGGGCCCAAGGGCAAGGCCTATTTCCCGCTGCTGGCCACTTTCGCTCTTTTCATTCTGGTGTCCAACCTGATCGCCCTGGTTCCCGGCTTCTATCCGCCGACCGCCAACCTCAATACCAACGGCGCTCTGGCTCTGACCGTTTTCGCCATGACGCACATCATCGGCGTCAAAGAGCACGGCTTTCACTACTTCAAGCATTTCATGGGGCCGATCCTGGCCCTGGCTCCACTGATCTTCATTATCGAGATCATCGGTCATCTGGCCCGCCCCCTTTCGCTCTCGCTGCGTCTTTTCGGCAACATGTACGGTCATGAGATCGTGCTGATGATCTTCCTGGCCCTGGTTCCCTTCCTGCTGCCGGTGCCGATGATGCTCATGGGCGTACTCGTCGCCTTCATCCAGACCTTTGTCTTCACCCTGCTGGCGATGATTTACATTGCCGGCGCCCTGGAAGAGGCTCACTAA
- the atpE gene encoding ATP synthase F0 subunit C, whose product MEFFAWCMIAAGFGMAIGSFGTGLGQGLAIKSAVEGVARNPGASGKILTTMMIGLAMIESLAIYVFVVAMIILFANPFTEQVMSLLAK is encoded by the coding sequence ATGGAATTCTTCGCTTGGTGTATGATCGCTGCCGGTTTCGGCATGGCTATCGGTTCGTTCGGAACCGGCCTTGGCCAGGGACTGGCTATCAAGAGCGCCGTTGAGGGCGTGGCTCGTAATCCCGGCGCCAGCGGCAAAATCCTGACCACCATGATGATCGGTCTGGCCATGATCGAGTCCCTCGCCATCTACGTCTTCGTTGTGGCGATGATCATCCTCTTCGCCAACCCCTTCACCGAGCAGGTGATGTCGCTGTTGGCTAAGTAA
- a CDS encoding cytochrome c3 family protein, translated as MHHALPRLLMALALLLALVVPAAAENGLAIDPKACLECHEDVVSVGEFSASVHGQNACTSCHVELSDLQGHIDGTVMPEPVSCVRCHKQQTAEHYASVHMLNDIKCADCHAQIHTLASWKGEKQKVVETCTGCHDNHENYMESSHGKGVLAGNPDSAACHDCHNLHEVKPLGEANSRENREFHTSVCLKCHADEEMMARNGVFNVAVKTYMDSYHGKNFRLGYPELVAGCADCHTSHGVLPADDVRSSVNEENLVATCAVCHDKATPLFTMYYSHGSHDKDKYPILYYTFVAMTTLLVTTFGVFWIHSLLWMFRGFVENREKKRELMEHGFVQHIKDPHKMYRRFTKRHVFLHFLVIISFLGLSLTGLPLKFADQPWAKVFMDFFGSAANAAYIHRICAGITFVYFGAAIYMSINFLFIRKDIPGNFLQRLFGPESLCPNFRDIRDVTNMVRWFLFRGPKPTFERWTYWEKFDFIAVFWGMFAIGGSGLMLWFPEFFGSFLPGWAFNVATIVHSDEALLATGFIFTVHFFNTHGRPEKFPMDFVIFNGEMPKEEFIHERGDQWKRYEEAGTLHLYEKLKPSGILYDFFFKTLGFTAVFIGLSLVVLMVYAFMHGSH; from the coding sequence ATGCACCACGCTTTGCCACGTTTGTTGATGGCCTTGGCCCTGTTGCTGGCCCTGGTTGTGCCTGCGGCCGCAGAAAACGGCTTGGCCATTGATCCCAAAGCCTGTCTGGAATGTCACGAAGATGTGGTTTCCGTCGGCGAATTCAGTGCCTCGGTCCATGGCCAGAATGCCTGTACCAGCTGTCATGTCGAGCTGTCCGATTTGCAGGGGCACATCGATGGCACGGTGATGCCCGAGCCGGTCAGTTGTGTTCGCTGCCACAAACAACAGACTGCCGAGCATTATGCCAGCGTGCATATGCTCAACGATATCAAGTGCGCTGATTGCCATGCCCAGATCCACACCCTTGCTTCCTGGAAGGGGGAGAAGCAGAAGGTGGTGGAGACCTGTACTGGCTGCCATGACAATCATGAAAATTACATGGAATCGTCCCACGGCAAGGGTGTTCTCGCCGGGAATCCCGATTCGGCCGCTTGCCACGACTGCCACAACCTGCATGAAGTCAAGCCCCTGGGGGAAGCCAATTCCAGGGAGAACCGCGAGTTTCATACCAGCGTCTGCCTCAAGTGCCATGCCGACGAAGAGATGATGGCTCGTAACGGCGTCTTTAACGTCGCCGTCAAAACCTACATGGACAGTTACCACGGCAAGAACTTTCGTCTGGGCTATCCCGAACTGGTTGCTGGCTGTGCCGACTGCCACACCTCGCACGGTGTCTTGCCCGCAGACGATGTGCGCTCGAGCGTAAACGAGGAAAATCTGGTGGCGACCTGCGCCGTCTGTCATGATAAGGCGACGCCGCTCTTCACCATGTATTACTCCCACGGTTCCCACGACAAAGACAAGTATCCGATTCTTTATTATACCTTCGTCGCCATGACCACCTTGCTGGTGACGACCTTTGGGGTCTTCTGGATCCACTCCCTGCTCTGGATGTTCCGCGGCTTTGTCGAAAACCGCGAGAAGAAGCGGGAACTGATGGAGCATGGCTTCGTCCAGCACATCAAGGATCCGCACAAGATGTACCGCCGTTTCACCAAGCGCCACGTCTTCTTGCACTTCCTGGTAATCATCAGCTTCCTCGGCCTCTCTCTGACCGGCCTGCCGCTGAAGTTCGCCGACCAGCCCTGGGCCAAGGTCTTCATGGACTTCTTCGGTTCGGCGGCTAACGCGGCCTACATCCACCGGATCTGTGCCGGGATCACCTTTGTCTATTTCGGTGCCGCGATCTACATGTCCATTAACTTCCTTTTCATTCGCAAGGACATCCCGGGGAACTTCCTGCAGCGGTTGTTCGGACCCGAGTCCCTCTGTCCTAACTTCCGCGATATCCGCGATGTGACCAATATGGTCCGCTGGTTCCTCTTCCGCGGGCCGAAGCCGACCTTCGAGCGCTGGACCTACTGGGAGAAGTTCGACTTTATCGCGGTCTTCTGGGGTATGTTCGCCATCGGCGGCTCTGGCCTGATGCTCTGGTTCCCTGAGTTCTTCGGCTCGTTCCTCCCCGGCTGGGCCTTCAACGTCGCGACCATCGTCCACTCGGACGAAGCGCTTCTGGCTACCGGCTTCATCTTCACCGTCCACTTCTTCAACACCCACGGACGGCCGGAGAAGTTCCCCATGGACTTCGTCATTTTCAATGGGGAAATGCCGAAGGAAGAGTTCATCCATGAGCGCGGCGATCAATGGAAGCGTTACGAAGAAGCCGGCACCCTGCATCTCTACGAGAAGCTCAAGCCGAGCGGGATTCTCTACGACTTCTTCTTCAAGACCCTGGGCTTTACGGCGGTCTTTATCGGACTTTCGCTGGTTGTTCTTATGGTTTACGCGTTCATGCACGGTTCCCACTAG
- a CDS encoding beta-ketoacyl-ACP synthase III: MPHAMILGTGHAVPDRILTNSDLEQMVDTSDQWIMERTGIKERRIVTPGTPLSALAAEAATRALDAAGVTAEEIDLIILGTVTGDMKFPATACIIQEMIGAKHAVAFDLSAACSGFLYGLQIAEGLMLASGYRKALVIGGEILSSMVNWQDRDTCVLFGDGAGAVVLGAAEGERGIIHTCLGSDGAHVKLLYNPGCGSLNPPTPENTAEQLHTIHMAGREVFRHAVTAMSNAMQQVLQEAGIVPTDLQLLIPHQANLRIIEGVAKRFDIPTDRVYINVDRFGNTSSASIPIALDEAFHAGRIRPGDLVGMVTFGAGLTWASAVIRF; encoded by the coding sequence ATGCCCCATGCCATGATCCTAGGTACCGGTCACGCCGTTCCCGACCGGATTCTGACCAACTCCGACCTGGAGCAGATGGTCGACACCAGCGATCAGTGGATCATGGAGCGCACGGGCATCAAAGAACGGCGCATCGTCACGCCTGGGACACCCCTTTCCGCTCTTGCCGCCGAGGCCGCCACCCGCGCCCTCGATGCCGCCGGAGTGACGGCCGAGGAAATCGATCTGATCATCCTCGGAACGGTCACCGGCGACATGAAATTTCCCGCGACCGCCTGTATCATCCAAGAAATGATCGGCGCCAAACACGCCGTCGCTTTCGATCTTTCCGCCGCCTGTTCCGGCTTTCTCTACGGCCTACAGATCGCCGAGGGTCTCATGCTCGCCTCGGGCTATCGCAAGGCGCTGGTGATCGGCGGAGAGATCCTCTCCTCCATGGTCAACTGGCAGGATCGGGACACCTGCGTTCTCTTCGGCGATGGTGCCGGCGCCGTCGTCCTCGGTGCCGCCGAAGGGGAGCGCGGCATCATTCATACCTGCCTCGGTAGCGACGGTGCTCATGTCAAACTGCTTTACAACCCCGGATGCGGCAGCCTGAACCCGCCAACGCCGGAAAATACCGCCGAGCAACTGCACACCATTCACATGGCCGGTCGCGAAGTCTTCCGCCATGCGGTGACGGCCATGAGCAACGCCATGCAGCAAGTTCTGCAGGAAGCCGGGATCGTGCCGACGGATCTCCAACTCCTGATCCCGCACCAGGCCAACCTGCGCATTATCGAAGGCGTCGCCAAGCGCTTTGACATTCCCACCGACCGCGTTTACATCAATGTCGACCGCTTCGGCAATACCTCTTCCGCCTCTATTCCCATCGCCCTCGACGAAGCCTTTCACGCCGGCCGCATTCGCCCCGGTGATCTGGTCGGCATGGTCACCTTCGGCGCCGGCCTCACCTGGGCCTCGGCCGTCATCCGTTTTTGA
- a CDS encoding mechanosensitive ion channel domain-containing protein — protein sequence MTFLRLFFLCFLLFPTLTPAEESAPPATVEKRTFPSVAEIIPKASQISENAMKAEAEMAPLADLTQITTEMEGIKSRQAEIMKRVTALGEVEQWTFDRLLEMRGTVGNHMTELRKLVDTLSQRLTQLETLRQQWKTEEDFWKNWRAELKGTTEEIPVTAFTKSIAQAQKVGERAKEISAPLVEVQKEISSLQTEMLDVQNKIERTLNTLRKQTFKKTTHSFISKDFYLQFTPELITATTTGILEATKIQWDFLQEKPWVALLQVATTLLLAFFILRHRKGGSIHEEWKFMADHPWATGIFVSVISFSYLYGSMPSFWRMGITLLAALSTAVLVTGIVSNPRKRLMIYLLAVLFTITQVLQLIAFPPLLYRLYLTALCLLGIPVLLLIARANQNAHDGRKDWFTKALRWGAVILLVALVAQASGYSNLASRLINSSVSTVFLGLYFVMTLRLAHGAIRYVFSHTVVIRRPFFYRYGDDLVARLSIIFKIFLGAYCFLLFFVIWGVYNSAGQAWEALTGMSAQIGEMTISLKMIALFSLTLYFAFTFSWLMRSVLESQVFPHRDLDRGIRDAIKKLLHYAIIFFGFIFAMGLAGVELKSFAFLAGAFGIGIGFGLQNIVNNFVSGIILLFERPVRVGDALVIDGKWSTVRKIGLRSTIVETPDRAEIIVPNSEFISQKVTNWTLSSSIARIVIPVGVAYGSDVDKVLSLLIEAAKEQELILQNPAPSPIFTAFGASSLDFELRVWVADADSMLGVRSALLQSIDRLFREAGIEIPFPQQDVHLFVKNGQNPPVAPISPDKPESSEA from the coding sequence ATGACTTTTCTTCGCCTCTTTTTTCTTTGCTTTCTCCTCTTTCCTACCCTGACCCCGGCTGAGGAAAGCGCGCCCCCGGCAACGGTCGAGAAACGGACCTTCCCCAGCGTTGCCGAGATCATCCCCAAGGCTTCGCAAATCTCCGAAAACGCCATGAAGGCCGAGGCTGAAATGGCGCCTCTTGCCGACCTGACACAGATCACGACCGAGATGGAGGGGATCAAGTCCCGCCAGGCCGAAATCATGAAGCGGGTGACCGCCCTCGGGGAGGTCGAGCAGTGGACCTTTGACCGCTTGCTGGAAATGCGCGGGACGGTAGGCAATCACATGACCGAGCTGCGCAAGCTCGTCGATACCCTCTCGCAACGGCTCACCCAACTGGAAACCCTCCGCCAACAATGGAAAACGGAAGAGGACTTCTGGAAGAACTGGCGGGCAGAGCTCAAGGGCACGACGGAAGAGATCCCGGTCACGGCCTTTACGAAAAGCATCGCCCAGGCCCAGAAGGTCGGGGAGCGGGCCAAGGAGATATCGGCGCCGCTGGTCGAGGTGCAAAAAGAGATCTCGTCTCTGCAAACCGAAATGCTGGACGTGCAAAACAAGATCGAGAGAACGCTCAATACCCTGCGCAAGCAGACCTTCAAAAAAACGACCCACTCGTTTATCAGCAAAGACTTTTATCTTCAGTTCACCCCGGAGTTGATCACCGCTACCACCACGGGCATCCTCGAAGCGACCAAAATCCAATGGGATTTCCTTCAGGAAAAGCCCTGGGTAGCGCTCTTGCAGGTGGCAACGACGCTACTTCTGGCCTTTTTCATTCTTCGCCACCGCAAAGGGGGAAGTATCCATGAAGAATGGAAATTCATGGCCGACCATCCCTGGGCAACGGGCATCTTCGTTTCGGTCATCTCCTTCAGTTACCTGTACGGCTCCATGCCCTCCTTCTGGCGCATGGGCATCACGCTGCTGGCGGCACTCTCCACAGCAGTGCTGGTCACCGGCATCGTCAGCAACCCCCGCAAGCGACTGATGATCTATCTGCTGGCGGTCCTTTTCACCATTACCCAGGTGCTTCAGCTGATCGCCTTCCCCCCCCTTCTTTACCGGCTTTACCTTACCGCCCTGTGCCTGCTCGGCATCCCGGTCCTGCTGCTGATCGCCCGCGCGAACCAGAACGCCCATGACGGCCGCAAGGACTGGTTCACCAAAGCTCTACGCTGGGGTGCGGTAATTCTGCTCGTCGCTCTGGTTGCCCAAGCCAGTGGTTACAGCAACCTGGCATCGCGCCTGATCAACTCCTCGGTCAGCACCGTCTTTCTCGGTCTCTATTTCGTCATGACCCTGCGACTTGCTCACGGCGCCATTCGCTATGTCTTTTCCCACACCGTGGTCATCCGCCGCCCCTTCTTCTATCGCTACGGCGACGATCTCGTTGCGCGGCTGTCGATCATTTTCAAGATATTCCTCGGCGCCTATTGTTTCCTTCTGTTTTTTGTCATCTGGGGTGTCTACAACTCCGCTGGACAGGCCTGGGAAGCCCTTACCGGCATGAGTGCCCAGATCGGTGAAATGACGATCTCCCTCAAGATGATCGCCCTCTTCAGCCTGACGCTCTACTTCGCCTTTACCTTCTCCTGGCTCATGCGCTCCGTTCTTGAGTCGCAGGTTTTTCCCCATCGTGACTTGGATCGCGGCATCCGCGACGCCATCAAGAAACTGCTGCATTATGCCATCATCTTCTTCGGCTTCATCTTCGCCATGGGGCTGGCCGGGGTCGAACTCAAAAGCTTCGCCTTCCTGGCCGGTGCCTTCGGTATTGGTATCGGTTTCGGCCTGCAGAACATCGTCAACAACTTCGTCAGCGGCATCATCCTTCTTTTCGAACGTCCGGTACGGGTCGGCGACGCCCTGGTCATCGACGGCAAATGGAGCACGGTGCGAAAAATCGGGTTGCGCTCAACCATCGTTGAAACCCCCGACCGAGCGGAAATCATTGTGCCGAACTCGGAGTTCATCTCCCAGAAGGTCACCAACTGGACTCTGAGTTCCAGCATCGCCCGGATCGTCATCCCCGTGGGGGTCGCCTACGGCAGCGACGTCGACAAAGTCCTCTCGCTTCTGATTGAAGCGGCCAAGGAGCAGGAACTGATTCTCCAGAACCCCGCGCCGTCGCCTATATTCACGGCATTTGGCGCAAGTTCTCTCGATTTCGAGCTCCGTGTCTGGGTCGCCGACGCCGACAGCATGCTTGGGGTCCGCAGCGCCCTGCTCCAGAGTATCGATCGCCTTTTCCGCGAAGCCGGGATCGAAATTCCCTTCCCGCAACAGGATGTGCACCTTTTCGTCAAAAACGGTCAAAATCCACCGGTGGCACCAATTTCGCCGGATAAGCCGGAAAGCTCGGAAGCCTAA
- a CDS encoding cytochrome-c peroxidase: MNLRTLTSFLAVTALTTGLAWGGQETLLEQSRSYFEPIPTSAPELKGNPATPEKLLLGHMLYFEPRLSASSLISCQTCHNVGLAGADMQETSVGHGWQKGPRNAPTTYNAVFNTAQFWDGRAKDLMEQAKGPVQASVEMNNTPEQVLVTLNSMPEYVELFKKSFPKEKEPVTFDNMARAIEIFEATLLTPNAPFDLFLKGDEKALSAEETQGLDFFINKGCVGCHSGVNMGGTGYFPFGVVEKPAGEILPEGDTGRFQVTNTAGDEYAFRSPPLRNVALTPPYFHSGKVWSLNESVRIMGSAQLGIALNKEEASAITAFLKTLTGEQPVVTHPVLPPQTDQTPRPVLTTPGV, translated from the coding sequence ATGAACTTGCGTACCCTCACCAGTTTTCTCGCCGTCACCGCCCTGACGACCGGCCTCGCCTGGGGCGGTCAAGAGACCCTGCTTGAGCAGAGCCGGTCCTATTTCGAGCCGATTCCCACCAGCGCTCCGGAACTGAAGGGCAACCCCGCCACCCCCGAGAAGCTTCTCCTCGGGCACATGCTCTATTTCGAACCGCGCCTTTCGGCCTCCAGCCTGATCAGCTGCCAGACCTGCCACAATGTCGGTCTGGCCGGCGCTGACATGCAAGAGACCTCCGTCGGTCACGGCTGGCAAAAGGGTCCGCGCAACGCGCCGACCACCTATAACGCCGTCTTCAACACCGCCCAATTCTGGGACGGCCGCGCCAAGGACTTGATGGAGCAGGCCAAGGGGCCGGTTCAGGCCTCCGTCGAGATGAACAACACCCCGGAGCAGGTCCTGGTCACCCTGAACAGCATGCCCGAATATGTCGAACTCTTCAAAAAATCCTTCCCCAAGGAGAAGGAGCCCGTGACCTTCGACAACATGGCCCGCGCCATCGAGATTTTCGAAGCGACCTTACTCACCCCCAATGCCCCCTTCGACCTCTTCCTCAAGGGGGATGAAAAGGCCCTTTCCGCCGAGGAAACCCAGGGGCTCGACTTCTTCATCAACAAGGGCTGCGTCGGTTGCCACAGCGGCGTCAACATGGGCGGCACCGGTTATTTCCCCTTTGGCGTCGTAGAGAAACCTGCAGGTGAGATTCTCCCCGAAGGAGATACCGGTCGTTTCCAGGTGACCAATACCGCTGGGGATGAATATGCCTTCCGCTCCCCGCCCTTGCGCAACGTCGCCTTGACCCCGCCCTACTTCCACTCGGGAAAGGTCTGGAGCCTGAACGAATCGGTCCGCATCATGGGTTCTGCGCAACTAGGCATCGCCCTGAATAAAGAGGAAGCCTCCGCGATTACTGCCTTCCTCAAAACCCTGACCGGCGAGCAACCGGTGGTCACGCACCCGGTGCTGCCGCCGCAGACGGACCAGACCCCGCGGCCGGTCCTGACTACTCCTGGGGTTTGA
- a CDS encoding DUF3024 domain-containing protein: protein MELPELLRKSADKLLTNFCATHPSSEQHGHSRLIYRLSGSRATLIEEQYCCPGCRQRTVRPVAQFRYHRELTQWSLHYYQGERRAWAFYLNCGPSLDLAKILRHVDADPLRMFWE, encoded by the coding sequence ATGGAATTACCGGAACTTCTCCGAAAATCCGCGGACAAGCTTCTCACGAACTTCTGCGCGACACATCCGTCCAGCGAACAACATGGGCACTCCCGGCTGATCTACCGACTCAGCGGCAGCCGCGCCACCTTGATCGAAGAGCAGTATTGCTGCCCGGGCTGCCGGCAGCGAACGGTGCGCCCCGTGGCCCAGTTCCGCTACCATCGGGAACTGACTCAGTGGTCCCTACACTACTACCAAGGCGAACGCCGTGCCTGGGCCTTCTATCTCAATTGCGGCCCCAGCCTGGATCTGGCCAAAATCCTGCGCCATGTCGACGCCGACCCGCTGCGCATGTTCTGGGAATAG
- a CDS encoding PLP-dependent cysteine synthase family protein, with the protein MIQPAADFSLPQAIGNTPLVELTRLAAGLPVRIFAKLEGNNPGGSVKDRPAWYMVKKAEESGLLSPGKTILEPTSGNTGIALAMIGAARGYRVKLVMPACVSMERRAVLEAYGAEVVLSKACQTTDGAIRLAHQIFADDPDRYYMPNQYANPNNPLAHYETTGPEIFRQTAGEIDVFVAGMGTSGTLMGTGRFLREAKPGVRIVGIEPRLGHKVQGLKNMREAIVPEIYHEEELDEKLTVEDEDAFETARRLALEEGIFVGMSSGAAMAGALKVAQGMASGVIVVLLPDRGDRYLSTSLFRSVCACCPP; encoded by the coding sequence ATGATACAACCCGCCGCTGATTTCAGTCTGCCCCAGGCGATCGGTAACACCCCCCTGGTGGAACTGACTCGCCTCGCCGCCGGCCTGCCGGTTCGGATTTTCGCCAAGCTCGAAGGGAACAACCCCGGGGGTTCGGTCAAGGATCGGCCGGCTTGGTATATGGTGAAAAAGGCCGAGGAAAGTGGTCTGCTTTCCCCGGGAAAAACAATTCTCGAACCGACCTCCGGCAATACCGGTATTGCTCTGGCGATGATCGGCGCCGCCCGGGGCTACCGGGTGAAACTGGTTATGCCGGCCTGTGTCAGCATGGAGCGCCGAGCGGTCCTCGAAGCCTACGGCGCCGAGGTGGTCCTGTCGAAAGCCTGCCAGACGACCGATGGCGCCATCCGCCTGGCACACCAGATCTTTGCCGACGACCCGGACCGCTATTACATGCCCAACCAGTACGCCAACCCGAACAACCCCCTGGCCCATTACGAAACCACGGGGCCCGAAATCTTCCGCCAGACAGCCGGCGAGATCGATGTTTTCGTCGCCGGCATGGGGACCTCCGGAACCCTCATGGGGACCGGGCGCTTTCTGCGGGAAGCCAAGCCCGGGGTGCGTATCGTCGGCATCGAACCTCGCCTGGGGCACAAGGTGCAGGGTCTCAAGAACATGCGCGAGGCGATCGTCCCGGAGATCTATCACGAAGAAGAACTGGACGAGAAACTCACTGTCGAGGATGAGGACGCCTTCGAAACTGCCCGACGCCTGGCCCTGGAAGAAGGGATTTTCGTCGGCATGTCGAGCGGCGCGGCCATGGCCGGCGCCCTGAAAGTCGCCCAGGGCATGGCGTCCGGAGTCATCGTCGTTCTGCTCCCCGACCGCGGCGACCGCTACCTGAGCACCTCGCTTTTCCGCTCTGTCTGCGCCTGCTGCCCCCCCTGA
- a CDS encoding carboxy terminal-processing peptidase — MSSPMKKFLFASLTLLFTAVSALAAPPVEEFDINRARLLSFILRGQINQNHYSQKPIDDALSRAAFDLYLKQLDGQKRFLLKEDADKLEVFATRIDDEINRGRLELAALGARVMSLRVSQVEQLAGELIEQKFDFSVDESLETDPEKLDFCKDEAELRERWRKILKFQVLVRYLNLLEDEEEKAKAEGKKPAKTEAQLLEAARDKVRKSNADFFDRMRKETEQDHFDRYFNAIARAFDPHTNYLPPQSKEDFDISMSGSLEGIGATLQEEDGYIKVIRVIPGSASSRQGQLQAEDIILEVAQGKGEPVDVTDARLRDAVSLIRGKKGTEVRLTVKKPDGQRLIIPIIRDVVQIEETFVKGTILEDEANKKKFGYIRIPSFYRDFKNTVRGGDGRNSTDDVREELQKMTQAGIDGLVLDLRNNGGGALTDAVSITGLFIEKGPVVQIKNRNGRINVLSDQDPAIDYRGPMVVLINKFSASASEILAGALQDYRRAVIIGSEHSYGKGTVQTMADLDANLPFINLDQYRPLGAMKVTTQKFYRVSGESTQYRGVVPDIILPDPLRHVEAGEQYVDNSLPWDSVESTNFTPWKAPLVLPPLIDRSQERIDASEEFNDILAETERAKERREQTRQSLALEVVRKEREEEKKLRTSKLMGHGAMGMDDDEADAKKELTLDDAEREKAWLKELAEDPYIGESRRILGDMAMPLKGNPGGAALADQNSGKNSVYSRP; from the coding sequence ATGTCGTCCCCGATGAAAAAGTTCCTTTTCGCCTCTCTGACTCTACTCTTCACCGCCGTCTCCGCCCTGGCTGCCCCGCCTGTCGAGGAGTTCGACATCAACCGCGCCCGGCTGCTCAGTTTCATTCTGCGCGGCCAGATCAACCAGAACCACTACAGCCAGAAACCGATCGACGACGCCCTCTCCCGCGCCGCCTTCGATCTTTACCTCAAACAGCTCGACGGCCAGAAACGCTTCCTGCTCAAAGAAGACGCCGACAAGCTGGAGGTCTTCGCCACCCGGATCGACGATGAGATCAATCGCGGACGGCTGGAGTTGGCCGCCCTCGGCGCCCGTGTCATGTCCCTGCGGGTGAGCCAGGTCGAGCAACTGGCCGGAGAGCTGATCGAACAAAAATTCGATTTCAGTGTCGATGAAAGCCTCGAAACCGATCCGGAGAAGCTCGACTTCTGCAAGGATGAAGCGGAACTGCGGGAGCGCTGGCGCAAGATCCTCAAGTTCCAGGTGCTGGTCCGCTACCTGAACCTGCTTGAAGACGAAGAGGAAAAAGCCAAGGCCGAGGGGAAAAAACCGGCGAAAACCGAGGCGCAGCTGCTCGAAGCCGCCCGCGACAAGGTGCGCAAAAGCAACGCCGACTTTTTCGACCGCATGCGCAAGGAGACCGAGCAGGATCACTTCGACCGCTATTTCAACGCTATCGCCCGCGCCTTCGATCCCCATACCAACTATCTGCCGCCCCAGTCGAAGGAAGATTTCGACATCAGCATGAGCGGCTCACTCGAAGGGATCGGCGCCACCCTTCAGGAAGAGGACGGCTACATCAAGGTCATCCGCGTCATCCCCGGCAGCGCTTCCAGCCGCCAGGGACAACTGCAGGCCGAGGACATCATCCTCGAAGTGGCCCAGGGCAAGGGCGAGCCGGTCGATGTCACCGACGCCCGCCTGCGCGACGCCGTCAGCCTGATCCGCGGCAAGAAGGGGACAGAAGTACGCCTGACGGTGAAAAAGCCCGATGGGCAACGTCTGATCATCCCCATCATCCGCGACGTGGTGCAGATCGAGGAAACCTTCGTCAAGGGGACGATCCTGGAGGACGAGGCGAACAAGAAGAAGTTCGGCTATATCCGCATCCCCAGCTTTTACCGCGATTTCAAGAATACGGTACGCGGTGGCGACGGCCGCAACTCAACGGACGACGTGCGCGAGGAGCTGCAGAAAATGACCCAGGCCGGCATCGACGGTCTGGTTCTCGACCTGCGCAACAACGGTGGCGGCGCCCTCACCGACGCGGTCTCCATCACCGGACTCTTCATCGAGAAAGGACCGGTGGTGCAGATAAAAAACCGTAACGGCCGCATCAACGTCCTTTCCGACCAGGATCCCGCCATCGACTACCGCGGACCGATGGTGGTGCTGATCAACAAGTTCAGCGCCTCGGCCTCGGAAATCCTCGCCGGCGCCCTCCAGGATTACCGCCGGGCGGTGATCATCGGTAGCGAGCACAGCTATGGCAAGGGGACGGTACAGACCATGGCCGACCTCGACGCCAATCTCCCTTTCATCAATCTCGACCAATACCGTCCCTTAGGGGCGATGAAGGTGACGACGCAGAAGTTCTACCGGGTGAGCGGCGAGTCGACCCAGTACCGCGGCGTCGTCCCCGACATCATCCTCCCCGACCCTCTGCGCCATGTGGAGGCGGGTGAGCAATATGTCGACAACTCTCTCCCCTGGGACAGTGTGGAAAGCACCAACTTCACCCCCTGGAAGGCCCCCCTGGTCCTCCCCCCCCTGATCGACCGAAGCCAGGAGCGCATCGACGCGAGCGAGGAATTCAACGATATCCTCGCCGAAACGGAGCGGGCCAAAGAACGCCGGGAACAGACCCGGCAAAGCCTCGCCCTTGAGGTGGTACGCAAGGAGCGGGAGGAGGAGAAAAAACTTCGCACCAGCAAACTCATGGGGCACGGGGCCATGGGCATGGACGACGATGAGGCCGACGCCAAGAAAGAACTCACCCTGGACGATGCGGAACGGGAGAAGGCGTGGCTCAAGGAACTGGCCGAGGATCCCTACATCGGCGAATCGCGCCGCATCCTGGGAGACATGGCGATGCCCCTGAAAGGAAATCCAGGCGGGGCCGCTCTGGCGGATCAGAACAGCGGTAAAAACTCCGTCTATTCCCGCCCCTAG